A region from the Benincasa hispida cultivar B227 chromosome 8, ASM972705v1, whole genome shotgun sequence genome encodes:
- the LOC120083483 gene encoding LOB domain-containing protein 4-like, protein MKTENGRKQGGGAAPCAACKLLRRRCGEECVFAPYFPADQPHKFANVHKVFGASNVNKMLQELPIHQRGDAVSSLVYEANARVRDPVYGCVGAISSLQQQIDTLQTQLALAQAEVVHLRVRQTASFSNYGLSPTSPSNSGSPSSRLMGSQSRPMFEMDMAVDQAIGDSMW, encoded by the exons ATGAAGACGGAGAACGGGAGGAAACAAGGGGGAGGAGCAGCCCCATGCGCAGCATGCAAGCTTCTAAGAAGAAGATGTGGAGAGGAATGTGTATTTGCTCCATACTTTCCAGCAGACCAACCCCATAAGTTTGCCAATGTTCATAAGGTCTTTGGCGCTAGCAATGTCAACAAAATGCTTCAg GAGTTGCCAATTCACCAACGAGGAGATGCAGTGAGCAGTTTAGTGTACGAAGCAAATGCTCGAGTGCGCGACCCGGTGTACGGGTGCGTCGGAGCAATATCGTCTTTGCAGCAGCAGATAGACACCCTCCAAACTCAGCTGGCTTTGGCTCAAGCCGAGGTGGTGCACCTAAGGGTGCGTCAGACAGCATCGTTTTCAAACTATGGGCTAAGCCCAACAAGCCCAAGTAATAGTGGATCGCCCTCATCCAGGCTCATGGGCTCACAATCCAGGCCCATGTTTGAGATGGATATGGCTGTGGACCAAGCCATAGGGGACTCAATGTGGTAA